The genomic DNA NNNNNNNNNNNNNNNNNNNNNNNNNNNNNNNNNNNNNNNNNNNNNNNNNNNNNNNNNNNNNNNNNNNNNNNNNNNNNNNNNNNNNNNNNNNNNNNNNNNNNNNNNNNNNNNNNNNNNNNNNNNNNNNNNNNNNNNNNNNNNNNNNNNNNNNNNNNNNNNNNNNNNNNNNNNNNNNNNNNNNNNNNNNNNNNNNNNNNNNNNNNNNNNNNNNNNNNNNNNNNNNNNNNNNNNNNNNNNNNNNNNNNNNNNNNNNNNNNNNNNNNNNNNNNNNNNNNNNNNNNNNNNNNNNNNNNNNNNNNNNNNNNNNNNNNNNNNNNNNNNNNNNNNNNNNNNNNNNNNNNNNNATCTAAGACATAATTCTCTGGCAGGTATAGTCGAACAAAGTCTGGAGTGTGCTTTTGGGAGATGCTTCATTAGGTAGATTCAGAAGCCTAGAAACCCGGGAGAAACCGATATCATGTTTCATTAAAGAGTTAGGCTctggttcttgttcttgttctggTTCAAGACCAAGTTGTTGCTGTTCTTTACTTGTTTTTGTTAGTGCCCATTGCATAGCCCATATTGCAAGGGGACGCATATAAGTCAGTGATCTATACTCATCATTCGTGTTCCAAGCTTCAGGCGTCTGAAATGAGTAACTGTTTATACACAGTATCAGTAACTAATAATGGATATGAGTCACATGACTCAGAGTGATAATAATAGAGAGACAGAGAGCAAGCTTACCCGAGTCCGCCTTCAGACCAAGCAGCTTCATAGACGCCACTTGCAGTCTGAAACGCCATATCAACTAGACCTTCTTGGATCATTGTTGCAGAAAGAGCATATGTAACACCGGACCATATCTCTCGTGATTGCATAGACGCTGTATCAACTTTCCCACTGGGATGCATACCATTTACAGCCCCACGTTTCCCATCTTTAATCTTCATCACATTGAAATTGTAAACTTTCTCCAAAGCTGTTCTTGCCTTGTCTTCATCTACAATAGGCAAAAGGCCTGATGCTCTCGCGTACCTGCAATTGTATATGTCATACAACATCAACTCTTACTTCTAACTAAAATGCATAACAGTTACTTCTTAAAGTAAGGGGAGGGAACACACCATTGACCAGCTAGTTGATCAGCTTGGATAGATGAGCTATACGGACTTCCACTATTGTCATAGTCAAAATATGAACCATTCCACAACTGTTTCTCATATACAACTTTTGCTTTCTGAAACTTTGACCAGAAATAGTCCTGAGAGTTCTTGTCACCAACTACGCGTGCCAATGCGGATGCAGCTTGCAGTGCAGCCACCCAAAGTCCACCACAGTATGCACTTACACCAGACGCGGACCATGTATCGTAAGTCTGATCTGGAAACCCTTCGTTCTCAATCATTCCATCGCCATCTTTGTCAAACTGAGCCATATATGCCATTGCAACATAAACTGAGGGCCAGACAGCTGATGCAAACTTCTTGTCGCCTGTAGCAACTACATCTCGGTACACCTGGAGGACGAATTTGGGGTTCAAATCTTTCCACCGATCTGTATTGTGAAGGTTATAGCCATTGACTTCAAACCAAGGGTCATTGATGCCTAAGTCATGAGGAACTGCACCAAGAACCTTCCTCTGAACCCATTGTCCCTCAGTAAGAGTTTTAACTTTAGTGGGATCGTGTAGCATCACCGCAGCAGCAAAGTCTCTCTGGATACTAAGTTCCAGTTTTGGAAACAGCATCACCAGTGCAAAAGATGAATAGAAATGAACATCGTAAGTATTCCACATACGATATTCAACCCCTTCTAGGTAAAGGAAGTGCCCAatgttctcttctccttcttcgagTAGTTTAGTGCCAAATGCTGAGTTTGATGCTGTTGATGCATGAAGTTCCTCAAGGGTAGATGACATTTTTTCAAGGACAGAGATGGCTGTATCATTCTGCCGCGGTACATCAGTAGTATCGTTCTTCAGACCGAGTTGGGATTTATCAAGTGAGAACTTCTTTTCTCTGACTCCTGCTAAGCTATGTACTGGGGATGATCCATCTGCAGAACAATATGGACTAACCATGAGAACACCGGGTTATAATGTCATGCTGGAAGTAAACTTTTATCATATGAAAATCGTCCAAACGTACCTGTCCAAACAGTTCCTCCTGAATTAAGGTAATAAAGCTCATTGAACAGAGTGATAGGGTACCTACAAACACCAAACACAGGTTCGAGATTACTTTATGAGCACTGATGTCTTATAGAAGCTGAAAAACAAGCCTTACCATTCAGGCAGCCTTTTGTCTTCAAGTATTGGTCTTTGCCAAGCTTCTATCCAGGACTCCCATTGATTATGTTCTGTTCCATATAAGACTTGTCAGTCTAAGCTTCATTCTGAAGTGAATCAAAAGGAAAATCTATTTTACGATGATTAGGTCTTTACCAAGAATAGCATCATGTGCAATTTGTGCTGCAGCATCACCATGATTTCCATAAAACTTTGTGTAACGCCTGAAAAGAGTCTGTTTTAGAAGGCTGACTTTAACCATCACCATTCAAAATTTTTTGTAGCAAATCTTACCTAGAATAAATTTTACCACTAGGAAACTGCACTTCAGGGCAGTCCCAAGCCAGAGAGAATGTGACAATGCGTGACTCTCCCGGTGGGACTGTTGCAGAGGCTGCTACTGCTGCCCCAATCGATGACCCGTGCTCTGACTGCATCGACACCTCAGAAGCATCAAATTTATCAAAAGAACCATTCTGCAACAAACACAGGagtatatatcaaatataacgTTAACGAATAATACAATTATAGGCAAGAAGATAATGTTCGGTTCCTCGTAACATAAGGAAGGATATGTCAAACCTCTTTAATAACTTGCCACATATCTTTTGCTGTGATTCCATTCTGTTTTCCAGATACTATGAAAAATGGGCAGGCTGAGACATTAACATCATCGGTGGACTGAGCTGAAATCGCATATGACAGTGATGGTAATCCGTTTGCTGTTCTGTATCAGAAAAATCCAGCAACAAAGTTGAAACATTCAAAGTCTGGTACTTAACCACCAAAAAGATTAGTTTCTTGTTCTAATTTGGTGCTTTACGCAAAGAATATGGAAGAACTTACTTATGGTGTAAAAGCACACCTTGGACTCCATCATTCATCCTATTATGATCAACATCAAGTTagtataaacacacacacacacacacacacaaaggtGAAAATTTTGCAATGAAGAATAAAGCCACAAAAGAAGATTAAGTCAGAATTAAGAGtaattatttatacattatCTTGGAATTGTAGTGGCCACCTGAGAACTCTGAATCTCCTCCAACANNNNNNNNNNNNNaaccaaaaaaaaaaaaaaaaaaagagactatcATGAGGATTGTGGAAGAAATGGTAACAACAAAAGCCAGGCAATATGACTGCATTCAACAATGATCTCACCGCCCAAGTGAAGAGCAATGTTGCATCCGCAGTAGTATCTCCGAGATTATGAAGCTGATGAATACAATAGCCAAACTCATCAGTACTATGGTAAGCTCTACAGCATAAAGATATCAAAAAGAAACACTAGACATACTGTGAAAGTGAAAACAGACACAGGAAAGCTGCTTTCTTTGTAGTTGTGAGGTATAAAAGGTGAAATTTGACGACATACAATCCTAAGCTCTGGATCAGGTTCACCTATAGGCCATCAGATATTAACGTTTCAGGCTCATAACACAGACAGATgttaatatgtgtgaaattaTGTACAGAATCATATTACCCTCATACATTGTCCAAGACCTCGGGTATAAAGCATGATAGGTAGACTTGTCTCCTTTCAGATTCCAGTCCCAGGAACCAATCCCTGATTCCGACTCTTGTCTGTTCAAGTATATAAATGTCAATCATCTCAAAACAAAGAATATCCACCACAAGCTAACAAGCAGCAGAGAGTACTATAGCACTTACTTGCCAAGCTTTGGGTTCTTAGGACATAACACGCTTGAGTACTTTTTTTTACCATTAGCACGTGAAACAAATGCCTGCATCAAACAGTTTGAAACATGGCTTAAAGTTCATCATCAGAAACATCATAGCAACTATCTTCTACAAGTTTCATCCTGCAAAGTCTCAAACTTACTGAGAACTGATTTGCTAGAACTGGTTCATCTTCACATCTTGGAGGGAATAGTTGCCATCTCTGGAATTCACCTTTAAAACTCCTGCCTATGCTTCCAGCACTGCAAGTAATCATAGATAAGTAATATTATTAAGAGAGCTTATCAAAATGTTACAGTAAGTTCTGTATGAAAGGTTACAAAATATGATCAGAGAGACAGAGTTCTCCAAATGGCTATTTCTGTTAAGGATAGTTACAACATACCAACGTGGTCAAGTAGAGTggtaaaaagggaaaaaaacataCCCAATACCTCCAAGTGGAACACCATGGGAAGACGTTACAGAGTGCTTAGAGAAAGGATCTATGAAAGCCAACTGAAATCAAATAGCTTATTACAACATGCCTTATGTACACAAATCATTTTGTCCAAAACTCTttgataaaactgaaaaaagtgTAATCTGTTTACCCTTCCTTTAGCAGCTTCTTCTCTGACAAGAAACCATAACCGAATGCCAACAGGAGCCTaccggaaacaaaaaaaaaaaaaagatatatagttTTGATGACAATCTTATCAAACAGCCTGAAGAATTCTAATGACAGTTATATATTTGAAACGTTTTGTTTGCCAATAGGTAGGTTAGGTACCAGTTGAAAAATCTCTTTAGGAGTTAGATTGAATTCCCGAGGAGCCGTTACGTCACTGTCTATCTTTCTTTGCCATGTCAAAGATGCAGGTACTCCCGGATCAACCTGATTttgacaaaatattaaaaaccaaGACCAACATTACTTGCAAGATTCTGGTAAAGAAGCAACAAATGTTGATGAGTATATCAACTTAACACAGATTGTTTAATGCAGATTTAAAGAATTACAAAGTTGAATGGATAAGAAACTATAACAAGAATCCAGAAGTTTAAGCTATCCAAATCAGTCTCTATAAGAAAGCTTACTTTAGTATCAGAAGAGTTGAAAGATTTGACATCTTCACCACTATCCATGATCTTTACATCAGACATTGATCCTGAAAACACAacagaaacacaaaataattgTAACACATTCTAAATTCATGAAGACACGAACTGGGAAAAATAAGTGAATACCTTAAAACGAATTGCTCTGAACTGAACAAGTGGATCAagcaaaatttagaaaacaagaataaaaattGTGAGAATTGGTTGTGGCAGAGAAGGAACGATCAAGCCGAAGAAGATtgatagattgaaaaaaaaaaaaggaaaaagaaacttTGTGAAAGTGAGATTGAAAAATCGGGACTTTGTCAATGGTTACAGTTGGTGACTCttatgagaaaataataaaaataatatctccTGAAGAACTTGGACTAATTTAATTGGATATATATGGTCGCCACTCGCCACTCGCCACCACAAACATTTATTTAAGGTTAAAAATCTTactgtatttattaattttgatcaaaACGTCTCAACTATTTCTTTCCTGATTTTAAAACTTTACTTTTAAGCAATGTGTTTGTAATTgctgattacaaaaaaaaaagtatatttaatttgtaattattaaattaggatcaatacaataaaaatagaatgtttCTCTTCAGGACTTGACACCTCAGCTTCTGTATTGAAGCAGAGagtgacacatcagttaaaatgaATATCCAAtgaaattataacaaataatacagCTAAGTTTTTCTTAGCTAGGTGGACAAAGGAACTAAACATGGAGAAACGAAGAAATAAAGACGAGACGAAAGGGCTAGACTACAGAACGGTGAAGGTGAAATTGCAATCACATTCAATAGTTTTCTCAATCTCTTCTAGATTCAATTTTGTCAGCTCTGTTGATTGAGAACTATTCTATTCAAAGTTAGACTAGAGATAATCTATTTTTCTCTAAAGTTTTGTTATCATTGTTTTGAAGATTTCTATAATCGATTTTTAAATCTACTCTATGTGAGTTTGTTGCAGGTGAAGATGATAACTCCAGCAGTGAAGACCGGTTTGTTCGTTGGGttgaacaaagaaaatatcGTCACCAGATTTCTCGCAAAGGGGTATTATTCTAACTCTCCTTCTGATTACAACGGACATGATTTTGTATGCAATGGTTCTTTCTTCAGGATGCGCAATTTCAGTAAACTTCTCGCTTCAGGAAATTGGATTTATGTGCCTTCTCttgaaaaaacaatattttgttggGAGAAGTAGACTTGAGAATGGACCTGTGAGGTTTTACTAGCGGACAAGGTTATTACCGAAACTAAATACATTATTGGTCGTCTACAAGGGTTATGGTGTGGGTGAAGAAGGGTAACAACGACGGAGCTGCTGGTGAAAATAGTGTCTGAATTATCATTTAAAGGTTGGAACTCTAGATCATTTGCTTTGAGGATGACTATAATGAAGGTTTGTCTTCTTGTTCCatgtaaaagataaaaattacaTGTATTGCGTTAGTCTGAATTATAATGAATTATATACACGTTGTCTGTGACTATAATGAATGACTATAAAATTGAatagaattttcaatttttatatatttttttaaaaaattcctTATTTGTGGcatatttaaaattaagttcaaaataaatttgtatatttagaaAGTAACATCATAAATTTATCATAAatccatagttttttttcttatacataGTTATCGAAAAACAGTTGTAGATAATTTCACTCTCCAGGAAAATTGATTGTTAGTCTATACTAGGTTGAAGAAATCTGCGCTACGCGGTGgattggttttttaattttatgttctgttatatatttttgttttgttttattcaatttcATAATTTAGTATAAATTGTTTGGAGTCAAGTTtcataaattttgataattccAATGCTAATTTTGTGTTGTTACTGTCCTCTTGTTTGGGGTTATTTGGTTTATGTAGTTGATGgattgattgacaaaaaaacacaaataatatttttgtttatgattttatataaaaaaatgtagcaaaaaataatataaaaaataaataaaaactaaaaaccaaaatattatcaaCAAACACGGataaaatctttattaaaaatgtaattaaaactTCTTtgaatatacttttattttttaaatatacattaatttttttgtttgtatgaaaACTGAACATTTTGGATTCTCTGTATTTTACATCCAAAATCTTCAGTattgttttagacttttagtaaGAGAAGAATAgcattttgaaatatataaaaaaaaaacaaaacttatttttaaggtaataaaatgaaaatatattaaatcaaaaactcaagctaaaaacaaacataactaAATTAGTATTGAAATTATGAAAAACTTATGAAACTTAATTCCaaacaacatatattaaattatgaaataaaaaacaaaacaataaaataaaataaaaaaaccaaccCGTAGTGTAGCGCGGGTTCTAACCTAGTAATGATTAACAACACAACGCATAATGAATGGGGTAGATGGAATCAtggaaataaaaagaaagaaataaaaaccgTGTGTGTGAAAATTGGAATGGTGTTGTTTAATTTAAGGACAACAAGTACCAAAAAAAGGAGTAAAAACAATGTCCGACACGTTAATTGCATCATCATGCTTCATATGTGGGTGGACCTATCGNttttttttttttttttttttttttttttttttttttttttttttttttttttttttttttttttttttttttttttttctcttccacGACTTGAACTCATGAGATGCAACATGTGTTTGACCTCTATTTCAAGTTgttaatcagtaaaaaaatttttttttttaaatatgtaaaatttgggtttcaactatttttttattttttaaaattcgtGACATTAATATGCATGTTTGAAACCATTTTGTAATACAATGACAATGTTAGTAAAAGTTAACATACtgtatatacatattaacaGTTTTCCCTTGTTAacattctaatattaatatgtGGAGACAGAACACGAGACGATCAAGTTTTGGTAAGGAGAAGTCCAAGctgaagaacatgtttaacTTGTTAACTTGTTAGCTTCCTCTTTGTGGACCACAAAGAGGAAGCTTTCATCCGGACAATAAAGCAACCAAGGTTATCTTATATTTTAGTGAAGTGATTAAAGTTTTAGAAAGATTGCTTAAGAACTATAACAAagaactagattaagacccgtgctagagtacgggttgaaattcaatttatttctattgtaacttttatataaaatataatttatgtgatgttcttaaaatcttttttggataaaacattatgcaataaaatcatatgctaaatatgatggcttg from Camelina sativa cultivar DH55 chromosome 2, Cs, whole genome shotgun sequence includes the following:
- the LOC104724462 gene encoding non-lysosomal glucosylceramidase-like, with the protein product MSDVKIMDSGEDVKSFNSSDTKVDPGVPASLTWQRKIDSDVTAPREFNLTPKEIFQLAPVGIRLWFLVREEAAKGRLAFIDPFSKHSVTSSHGVPLGGIGAGSIGRSFKGEFQRWQLFPPRCEDEPVLANQFSAFVSRANGKKKYSSVLCPKNPKLGKQESESGIGSWDWNLKGDKSTYHALYPRSWTMYEGEPDPELRIVCRQISPFIPHNYKESSFPVSVFTFTLHNLGDTTADATLLFTWAVSVGGDSEFSGGHYNSKIMMNDGVQGVLLHHKTANGLPSLSYAISAQSTDDVNVSACPFFIVSGKQNGITAKDMWQVIKENGSFDKFDASEVSMQSEHGSSIGAAVAASATVPPGESRIVTFSLAWDCPEVQFPSGKIYSRRYTKFYGNHGDAAAQIAHDAILEHNQWESWIEAWQRPILEDKRLPEWYPITLFNELYYLNSGGTVWTDGSSPVHSLAGVREKKFSLDKSQLGLKNDTTDVPRQNDTAISVLEKMSSTLEELHASTASNSAFGTKLLEEGEENIGHFLYLEGVEYRMWNTYDVHFYSSFALVMLFPKLELSIQRDFAAAVMLHDPTKVKTLTEGQWVQRKVLGAVPHDLGINDPWFEVNGYNLHNTDRWKDLNPKFVLQVYRDVVATGDKKFASAVWPSVYVAMAYMAQFDKDGDGMIENEGFPDQTYDTWSASGVSAYCGGLWVAALQAASALARVVGDKNSQDYFWSKFQKAKVVYEKQLWNGSYFDYDNSGSPYSSSIQADQLAGQWYARASGLLPIVDEDKARTALEKVYNFNVMKIKDGKRGAVNGMHPSGKVDTASMQSREIWSGVTYALSATMIQEGLVDMAFQTASGVYEAAWSEGGLGYSFQTPEAWNTNDEYRSLTYMRPLAIWAMQWALTKTSKEQQQLGLEPEQEQEPEPNSLMKHDIGFSRVSRLLNLPNEASPKSTLQTLFDYTCQRIMS